A genomic window from Sphingobacterium spiritivorum includes:
- a CDS encoding LolA family protein, which produces MKTTLWSFVVAAFMLFISNPVSAQQEAFAKKLLNQVSAKYDGYKTIKASFSFSAKQANGGTYTDAGTLYLDKKANKYLIEMKSQDLISDGKSTWTILKEEDEVQINDADQSNDNINPSNIFSFYKTGFKYVSADDEKVGATTLNVIELSPIDTKKNYFKIKLRINKASKLIYDATIFDKSGSRYTYTIKSLNGNASIATSTFTFNKSKYPGMEIVDLR; this is translated from the coding sequence ATGAAAACAACATTATGGTCATTTGTGGTAGCTGCGTTTATGCTATTCATAAGTAATCCGGTTTCAGCACAACAGGAAGCCTTTGCAAAAAAGCTACTGAATCAGGTATCTGCAAAATACGACGGTTACAAAACGATTAAAGCATCGTTCTCTTTCTCTGCCAAACAAGCAAACGGAGGAACGTATACAGATGCGGGAACGCTATATCTGGATAAGAAAGCGAATAAGTATCTGATCGAGATGAAATCTCAGGACCTTATCAGTGACGGAAAAAGTACATGGACCATTCTAAAAGAAGAAGACGAAGTACAGATAAATGATGCGGACCAGTCTAATGACAATATCAATCCGAGTAATATCTTTTCATTCTACAAAACGGGATTTAAGTATGTGAGTGCTGATGATGAGAAAGTGGGTGCAACAACCTTAAATGTAATCGAGCTCTCTCCTATTGATACGAAGAAGAATTATTTCAAGATAAAGCTGCGTATTAATAAAGCATCGAAATTAATTTATGATGCTACCATTTTTGACAAGTCGGGTTCCCGGTATACATACACTATAAAATCATTAAACGGTAATGCATCAATAGCAACGAGTACATTTACCTTTAATAAATCGAAATATCCGGGAATGGAAATTGTCGATCTCAGATAA
- a CDS encoding FtsK/SpoIIIE family DNA translocase produces the protein MLNKGNTFKNYGGDNSSKKAPKSSSKSYNTKSYKEPSEPVQLSETQEKIMKILGVFLFILSFAFTIAFVSYLFTWEEDQSYISKSNGSWSTLFNTAEEIDSDAIDLPVVQNKLGKFGALLANQFIYEWFGIASFIFIFILFVTGYRLLYRKNILPVGKSLLYSSIAIIYVSVTLGFLQSFIAKTPHILEGKFGFWTNRLLEAQIGSAGVAGIVVFAYLTVLILIYNLDLKFTFQSKKKIYDEDLAFDTDDAESNPVSSPKNTRILKDEEYVIDPIDLNDKAPVQEFNQFREPEETYNNNARREEPTLSIEEEPEVLSNSTPHISFTIDHPDTDEEEVEEDIPASPVLRVEKVIEEKPITANDLVAQFGEYDPKLDLSGYQYPPLELLKDYGSGKITINQQELEANKNKIVDTLRNYSIEIEHIKATIGPTVTLYEIIPKPGVRISKIKNLEDDIALSLAALGIRIIAPMPGKGTIGIEVPNSTPEMVSMRSVLATEKFQKTDMDLPIALGKTISNEVYIADLAKMPHLLVAGATGQGKSVGINAILTSLLYKKHPAELKFVLVDPKKVELSLFKKIERHFLAKLPGEDDAIITDTKKVINTLNSLCIEMDQRYDLLKNGQVRNLKEYNAKFVNRRLNPEEGHRFLPFIVLIVDEFADLMMTAGKEVETPIARLAQLARAVGIHLVIATQRPSVNIITGTIKANFPARLAFRVLSKVDSRTILDSGGADQLIGRGDMLLSTGSDLIRIQCAFVDTPEVDQISDYIGGQRGYPSAFMLPEYVDENGEGSGLADFDMDDRDQLFEDAARLIVMHQQGSTSLIQRKLKLGYNRAGRIIDQLEAAGIVGPFEGSKAREVLYPDEYSLEQYLETLRKDN, from the coding sequence ATGCTAAATAAAGGAAATACATTTAAGAACTATGGTGGTGACAACTCATCAAAGAAAGCCCCTAAAAGTTCTTCAAAAAGCTATAATACAAAAAGTTACAAAGAGCCTTCGGAACCTGTACAATTAAGTGAAACCCAGGAAAAGATAATGAAAATATTAGGTGTATTTTTATTCATCCTGAGTTTTGCTTTCACCATAGCCTTTGTTTCTTACCTTTTCACCTGGGAAGAGGATCAGAGCTATATTTCAAAATCCAACGGAAGCTGGAGTACTTTGTTCAATACAGCTGAAGAAATTGACAGCGATGCCATTGACCTTCCGGTGGTACAGAATAAACTTGGAAAGTTCGGAGCCTTATTAGCCAATCAGTTTATTTATGAGTGGTTCGGTATTGCTTCCTTTATCTTTATCTTTATTCTTTTCGTAACAGGATACAGATTATTATACCGTAAAAATATACTTCCTGTAGGTAAGTCTCTCCTCTATTCTTCCATTGCTATTATCTATGTTTCGGTAACACTAGGCTTTTTGCAATCCTTCATTGCCAAGACACCCCATATTCTGGAAGGTAAATTCGGATTCTGGACCAACAGACTTTTGGAAGCACAGATCGGAAGCGCAGGTGTGGCCGGAATTGTTGTCTTTGCCTACCTGACTGTCCTTATTCTGATCTATAATCTGGATCTGAAATTCACATTCCAGTCCAAAAAGAAAATATATGATGAGGACCTAGCTTTTGATACCGATGATGCAGAAAGTAATCCTGTAAGCAGTCCTAAAAATACACGTATTCTCAAAGATGAAGAGTATGTTATCGACCCTATAGATCTGAATGATAAAGCTCCGGTACAGGAGTTCAACCAATTCAGAGAACCGGAAGAAACTTATAACAATAACGCTCGCAGGGAGGAACCGACCTTATCTATAGAAGAGGAACCGGAAGTACTTTCGAATTCTACACCTCATATCTCCTTCACTATTGATCATCCGGATACTGATGAAGAGGAGGTGGAAGAAGATATTCCGGCCAGTCCTGTATTACGGGTAGAAAAAGTAATAGAAGAAAAGCCTATAACGGCCAATGATCTGGTTGCTCAGTTTGGGGAATATGATCCGAAACTGGATCTGTCCGGCTATCAATATCCTCCATTGGAGCTTTTGAAAGATTACGGTAGTGGTAAGATTACCATTAATCAACAAGAACTCGAAGCTAATAAAAATAAGATTGTAGATACACTCCGTAACTACAGCATTGAAATCGAGCATATCAAAGCTACCATCGGACCAACGGTAACGCTTTACGAAATCATCCCTAAACCTGGTGTCCGGATTTCGAAAATAAAAAACCTGGAGGATGATATCGCACTAAGCCTTGCGGCATTGGGTATCCGTATCATTGCTCCGATGCCCGGCAAAGGAACGATTGGTATAGAGGTGCCTAACAGTACGCCTGAAATGGTGTCTATGCGTTCTGTACTGGCTACAGAAAAGTTTCAGAAGACCGATATGGATCTTCCAATTGCATTGGGTAAGACTATTTCAAATGAAGTATATATTGCAGACCTTGCAAAAATGCCTCACCTGTTGGTGGCAGGTGCCACCGGTCAGGGTAAATCTGTTGGTATCAATGCGATTCTAACCTCTCTGCTTTATAAAAAACACCCTGCTGAATTAAAGTTTGTACTAGTGGATCCAAAAAAGGTAGAGCTTTCTTTATTCAAAAAAATTGAACGTCATTTCTTAGCCAAACTTCCGGGAGAAGATGATGCGATCATTACGGATACCAAGAAGGTAATCAATACCTTAAACTCACTTTGTATCGAGATGGACCAGCGATATGACCTTCTTAAAAACGGTCAGGTCCGTAATTTAAAAGAATATAATGCAAAATTTGTCAATCGCAGATTAAACCCTGAGGAGGGTCATCGATTCTTACCATTTATAGTTCTTATAGTAGATGAGTTTGCCGACCTGATGATGACAGCGGGAAAAGAGGTAGAAACGCCGATAGCACGGCTAGCACAATTGGCACGTGCGGTAGGTATACACCTGGTTATTGCGACACAGCGTCCTTCGGTCAATATTATTACGGGTACGATCAAAGCCAATTTCCCGGCTCGATTAGCGTTCCGCGTTCTTTCCAAAGTCGATTCACGTACAATCCTGGATTCAGGAGGTGCTGATCAACTGATTGGTCGCGGAGATATGCTATTGTCAACGGGTAGTGATCTGATTCGTATTCAGTGTGCTTTTGTAGACACGCCTGAAGTAGATCAGATATCCGATTATATCGGTGGTCAGCGTGGTTACCCTTCAGCCTTCATGCTGCCGGAGTACGTTGATGAAAACGGAGAAGGTAGTGGACTGGCAGATTTTGATATGGATGACAGGGATCAGCTGTTTGAAGATGCTGCCCGCTTAATTGTCATGCATCAGCAAGGATCAACATCTTTAATCCAACGTAAATTAAAGTTGGGCTATAACAGAGCTGGACGAATCATCGATCAACTGGAAGCTGCAGGTATTGTAGGTCCGTTTGAAGGAAGTAAAGCACGCGAGGTGCTGTATCCGGATGAATACTCGTTAGAACAGTATTTGGAAACATTAAGAAAAGACAATTAA
- a CDS encoding DUF4397 domain-containing protein, with amino-acid sequence MNSVKFLLGSFLLCLLLFTSCSLDNDDYGYGELSGTGAVNAVPLAIKLDIGLDQNKLNLSNESFDFGDYLPYRNAFPGNRLVRVFDRDSIGKGALVSKQVAFAPGKIYSLFVVGDTKLDVVSYEDKADVPAKGTANVRFINLSPDAPALNLGSEGSDTLLVKNKSFKEASAYLTLQTGKKYKLFITSNVNRELVSFEFEPKDQSIYTIWAKGLINATPANEKFKFGYKIIQHLE; translated from the coding sequence ATGAATAGCGTTAAATTTCTTTTAGGTAGTTTCCTTTTATGTCTGTTATTGTTTACATCCTGTAGTCTGGATAATGACGACTACGGGTATGGTGAATTGTCCGGCACAGGCGCTGTTAATGCTGTGCCTCTGGCAATCAAATTAGATATTGGTTTGGATCAGAATAAGCTCAATCTTTCTAATGAAAGTTTTGATTTCGGAGATTATTTGCCTTATCGTAATGCTTTTCCTGGTAATCGCCTTGTAAGGGTCTTTGATCGGGACAGTATCGGTAAGGGGGCACTAGTTTCTAAGCAGGTGGCTTTTGCTCCGGGTAAAATTTATTCTTTATTCGTCGTTGGTGATACGAAACTGGATGTAGTCAGCTATGAAGACAAAGCAGATGTTCCGGCAAAAGGAACCGCAAATGTACGTTTTATCAATCTGAGTCCGGATGCACCTGCACTTAATCTGGGATCTGAGGGTTCGGATACACTGCTGGTAAAAAATAAGTCTTTCAAGGAAGCCAGTGCCTACCTGACCCTGCAGACGGGAAAAAAATATAAGCTCTTTATTACATCAAATGTAAACAGAGAGTTGGTCAGTTTTGAGTTTGAACCGAAAGATCAGTCTATTTATACCATTTGGGCAAAAGGTTTGATCAATGCGACTCCGGCAAATGAGAAATTTAAATTCGGATATAAGATTATCCAGCATTTAGAATAA
- the tyrS gene encoding tyrosine--tRNA ligase — MNFVEELRWRGMLQDIMPGTEELLNKEKVSGYIGFDPTGDSLHVGHLTQIMTLIHFQNAGHKPVALVGGATGMIGDPSFKSAERNLLDEETLNHNVASLKHQLSKFLTFGEGELDAKMVNNYDWFKDFKFLDFIRDIGKLITVNYMMAKDSVKKRLEGENGLSFTEFSYQLIQGYDFYYLWKHHNCKIQMGGSDQWGNIVTGTEFIRRQDQGTAFALTTQLIKKSDGQKFGKTESGAVWLDAKKTTPYKYYQFWLNATDDDAKNWIRIFTLKPKEEIDAIIAEHDAAPHTRTVQKALAKDITIRTHSEKDYETALKTSEFLFGNGSLDFLGDLEHEAVLDVFDGVPQFTISKSELAEGINILDLLATKTQIFPSKGEARKMTEGGGVSVNKEKVSGTDATFTTENLINNKYIIAQRGKKNYYLIIAE, encoded by the coding sequence ATGAACTTTGTAGAAGAATTACGTTGGAGAGGCATGTTACAAGACATCATGCCTGGAACTGAAGAGTTGTTAAACAAAGAAAAAGTATCCGGTTACATTGGTTTTGATCCTACAGGTGATTCGCTTCACGTCGGACATCTGACACAGATCATGACTCTTATTCATTTTCAAAACGCAGGTCATAAGCCTGTTGCACTGGTTGGCGGGGCTACCGGAATGATCGGTGATCCGTCATTCAAATCGGCCGAAAGGAATTTACTTGATGAGGAAACTTTAAATCACAATGTTGCAAGCCTTAAGCATCAGCTGAGCAAATTCTTAACATTTGGCGAAGGTGAACTGGATGCAAAGATGGTCAACAACTACGATTGGTTTAAGGATTTCAAATTCCTGGATTTTATCCGCGATATTGGTAAGTTGATTACAGTCAACTACATGATGGCCAAAGACTCTGTCAAAAAACGTCTTGAAGGTGAAAATGGACTATCGTTTACAGAATTTTCTTATCAGCTGATCCAGGGGTATGACTTCTATTATCTATGGAAACATCATAATTGTAAAATACAGATGGGCGGATCGGATCAGTGGGGAAATATCGTTACCGGTACCGAATTTATCCGTCGCCAGGATCAGGGAACTGCATTTGCGCTTACAACCCAACTGATCAAAAAATCAGATGGTCAGAAATTTGGAAAAACGGAATCAGGCGCTGTATGGTTAGATGCAAAGAAAACAACTCCCTATAAATATTATCAATTCTGGTTGAATGCAACAGATGATGATGCCAAAAACTGGATCCGAATCTTTACACTAAAACCAAAAGAAGAAATAGACGCAATCATTGCAGAACATGATGCTGCTCCTCATACCCGCACCGTGCAAAAAGCACTTGCAAAAGATATCACAATCCGTACACACTCGGAAAAAGATTATGAGACAGCACTCAAAACATCTGAATTCCTCTTCGGAAACGGTTCACTGGATTTCTTAGGCGATCTGGAGCATGAAGCTGTATTAGATGTGTTTGACGGAGTACCTCAATTTACAATCAGTAAGAGCGAACTTGCAGAAGGAATCAACATATTAGATCTGTTAGCGACAAAAACGCAGATCTTCCCTTCAAAAGGTGAAGCCAGAAAAATGACTGAAGGTGGTGGTGTGTCTGTAAATAAAGAAAAAGTATCCGGAACGGATGCAACCTTTACAACAGAAAATCTGATCAACAATAAATATATCATTGCTCAAAGAGGTAAGAAGAATTACTATCTTATCATAGCGGAGTAA